The Odocoileus virginianus isolate 20LAN1187 ecotype Illinois chromosome 3, Ovbor_1.2, whole genome shotgun sequence genome includes a window with the following:
- the LOC110143268 gene encoding protocadherin gamma-A7-like produces the protein MAARQRGGDYRAFILLFILLGTQSEVWAGQILYSVPEETETGSFVGNIAKDLGLEPKDLAERGVRIVSRGRTQLFSLNPRSGSLVTAGRIDREELCAQSARCLVNFNILVEDKMNLYRIEVEIMDINDNAPKFLTEEMNVKIMENTAPGVRFPLNEARDPDVGTNSLQNYHLSPNRHFSLVVHTGEDGTKYPELVLDQVLDREEVATHHLLLTASDGGDPPRSGTARVQVTAVDVNDHAPIFSLPQYQITVPENVPVGTRLLTVSAIDLDEGVNGEVTYSFPKITPKILQIFQLNSHTGELSTLDCLDYEESGYYEMEVQAQDGPGSITRAKVLITILDVNDNAPEVTVTSVGSSIPEDTPPGTVVALFYLQDRDSGKNGQVTCTISEDLPFKLERSIDNYYRLVTAENLDREKFSAYNITLKATDGGRPPCPRKLTSP, from the coding sequence ATGGCGGCTCGGCAGAGGGGCGGGGACTACAGAGCATTCATCCTGCTCTTCATCCTCCTGGGGACCCAGAGCGAAGTCTGGGCAGGACAGATTCTCTACTCCGTGCCTGAGGAGACAGAGACGGGGTCTTTTGTCGGTAATATCGCCAAGGATCTGGGACTGGAGCCCAAGGACCTGGCGGAGCGCGGGGTCCGCATCGTCTCCAGAGGTAGGACGCAGCTCTTCTCTCTGAATCCGCGAAGCGGCAGCTTGGTCACCGCGGGCAGGATAGACCGGGAGGAGCTCTGCGCCCAGAGCGCGCGATGTCTGGTGAACTTTAACATCCTGGTGGAAGATAAAATGAATCTTTATCGTATAGAAGTGGAAATAATGGATATTAATGACAACGCTCCTAAATTCTTGACGGaagaaatgaatgtgaaaataaTGGAGAATACAGCTCCGGGGGTGCGATTTCCGTTAAATGAGGCTAGGGATCCGGATGTGGGCACGAACTCTCTCCAGAACTACCACCTCAGCCCCAATCGCCACTTCTCCCTGGTTGTGCACACCGGAGAGGATGGAACCAAATATCCGGAATTAGTGCTGGATCAGGTACTGGACCGGGAAGAAGTGGCAACTCACCACCTCCTCCTCACCGCCTCTGACGGCGGTGACCCACCACGATCCGGAACCGCCCGTGTCCAAGTAACAGCGGTGGACGTGAATGATCATGCGCCAATCTTCTCTTTGCCCCAGTACCAAATAACTGTCCCTGAGAACGTGCCAGTGGGCACAAGACTGCTCACGGTAAGTGCTATAGATCTGGATGAGGGAGTGAACGGGGAAGTGACATACTCTTTCCCGAAAATAACTCCAAAAATTCTACAGATATTCCAGCTGAACTCTCACACAGGAGAATTATCAACTCTAGATTGCCTAGATTATGAAGAATCTGGCTACTATGAAATGGAAGTTCAAGCTCAGGATGGTCCTGGTAGTATAACAAGAGCTAAAGTACTGATCACAATTTTAGATGTGAATGACAATGCCCCGGAAGTGACTGTAACATCTGTAGGCAGCTCAATCCCCGAAGACACTCCTCCTGGAACAGTGGTGGCTCTTTTCTACCTTCAAGACCGAGATTCTGGGAAGAATGGCCAGGTGACCTGCACTATTTCAGAAGATCTGCCTTTTAAATTAGAAAGATCTATAGACAACTACTACAGATTGGTGACAGCAGAAAACTTAGACCGGGAAAAATTCTCTGCGTATAACATCACACTGAAAGCCACAGATGGTGGACGCCCACCCTGTCCACGGAAACTCACATCACCATGA
- the LOC110143238 gene encoding protocadherin gamma-B4 isoform X20, translating into MGSGAGKSGWSERRPVLFPFLLSLFCLALSEQIHYRIPEEMPEGSVVGNLAKDLRLSVHELPTRKLRVSSEKPYFTVSAESGELLVSSRLDREQICGKKSACALEFEVVAENPLNFYHVNVEIEDVNDHTPEFSQNSFELQISESTKSGARFILGSAHDADIGTNSLQNYQLSPDDHFSLVIKEKLDGSKYPELVLMTSLDREEQKSYHLTLTALDFGDPPLSSTAQIQVLVTDANDNPPVFSQELYRVELPENVLPGTTVLRVMATDQDEGVNAEITFSFTEADRITQFDLNSDTGEIIILNTLDFEEVKEYSIVLEAKDGGGMIAQCTVEIEVLDINDNAPEVIFQSLPDFIMEDTKLGTHIALLKIRDKDSGHNGEVICKLEGDVPFKILISSRNTYKLVTDGVLDREQTPGYNITITATDKGKPPLSSNSSITLHIGDVNDNMPVFERASYVVHVAENNPPGASITQVSASDPDLGPNGLVSYSIVASDLEPRALSSYVSVNPQSGVVFAQRAFDHEQLRAFELTLQARDHGSPALSANVSLRVLVGDRNDNAPRVLYPALGPDGSALFDTVPRAAQPGYLVTKVVAVDADSGHNAWLSYHVLQASEPGLFSVGLRTGEVRTARALGDRDAARQRLLVAVRDGGQPPLSATATLLLVFADSLQEALPDLSDRPAPSDPQAELQFYLVVALALISVLFLLAVILAVALHLRRSSSPATWGCFKPGLCVKPGPGVLPNYSEGTLPYSYNLCVAHAGKTEFNFLKCSEQLSSGQNILSGDSSGALFPFCNSNESTSHQVSFLKPHPTRIGDSLRPRDPAPADPKMAMRPAPGPTTSSTQRCYKP; encoded by the coding sequence ATGGGGAGCGGCGCTGGGAAGAGCGGCTGGTCTGAGAGGCGGCCAGTGCTCTTTCCGTTCCTGCTGTCTTTGTTCTGCCTGGCGCTCTCTGAGCAGATCCACTACAGGATTCCCGAGGAGATGCCGGAGGGCTCGGTGGTGGGGAATCTCGCCAAGGACCTGAGACTCAGTGTCCACGAGTTACCAACTCGAAAACTGCGCGTCAGTTCGGAGAAGCCGTACTTCACTGTGAGCGCGGAGAGCGGGGAGTTACTTGTGAGCAGCAGGCTAGACCGGGAGCAGATATGCGGGAAGAAGTCAGCTTGTGCTCTGGAATTTGAGGTTGTTGCTGAAAATCCATTGAACTTTTATCACGTGAATGTAGAGATCGAGGATGTCAATGACCACACGCCAGAATTCTCGCAAAATTCCTTTGAGCTACAAATAAGTGAGTCCACAAAGTCCGGGGCACGATTTATTTTAGGATCTGCTCATGATGCAGATATTGGTACCAATTCCCTACAGAATTACCAGCTCAGTCCTGATGATCATTTCTCACTTGTGATTAAAGAGAAGTTGGATGGCAGTAAATACCCTGAGCTGGTACTAATGACATCTTTAGACAGGGAAGAACAGAAATCCTACCACTTGACCTTGACAGCCTTGGACTTCGGGGATCCACCCCTAAGCAGTACTGCACAGATACAAGTCCTGGTGACTGATGCCAATGATAACCCTCCAGTGTTCAGCCAAGAACTATATAGGGTGGAGCTTCCAGAAAACGTGCTTCCAGGCACCACTGTGCTTAGAGTAATGGCCACTGACCAAGATGAGGGTGTCAATGCTGAgatcactttctctttcactgaaGCAGACCGAATTACCCAGTTTGACCTGAATTCTGATACTGGGGAAATTATTATTCTAAATACATTAGATTTTGAGGAAGTGAAAGAATATTCCATAGTTTTGGAAGCAAAGGACGGTGGAGGAATGATTGCCCAGTGTACAGTGGAGATAGAAGTCCTAGACATAAATGACAATGCCCCAGAAGTGATATTTCAATCTCTACCGGATTTTATTATGGAGGACACCAAGCTGGGAACACACATTGCTTTGCTCAAAATCCGAGACAAGGATTCCGGACACAATGGAGAGGTTATTTGTAAATTAGAAGGCGATGTTccatttaaaatactgatttcttCAAGAAACACATATAAATTAGTTACAGATGGAGTTCTAGACCGCGAACAGACCCCTGGGTATAACATCACCATCACAGCCACCGACAAAGGCAAGCCACCCCTCTCCTCCAACTCGAGCATCACGCTGCACATCGGTGATGTAAACGACAACATGCCAGTTTTTGAACGGGCTTCCTATGTGGTCCATGTAGCAGAGAACAACCCACCTGGTGCCTCCATCACTCAAGTCAGCGCCTCCGACCCCGACCTGGGACCCAATGGCCTGGTCTCCTACTCCATCGTGGCCAGCGACCTGGAGCCACGCGCGCTGTCGTCTTACGTGTCGGTGAACCCGCAGAGCGGCGTGGTGTTCGCGCAACGCGCCTTTGACCACGAACAACTGCGCGCCTTCGAACTGACGCTGCAGGCCCGCGACCACGGCTCTCCAGCGCTCAGCGCCAACGTGAGCCTGCGCGTGCTGGTGGGCGACCGCAACGACAACGCGCCCAGGGTGCTGTACCCGGCGCTGGGGCCCGACGGCTCGGCGCTCTTCGACACGGTGCCCCGCGCCGCGCAGCCCGGCTACCTGGTCACCAAGGTGGTGGCGGTGGACGCAGACTCTGGACACAACGCCTGGCTGTCCTACCACGTGCTGCAGGCCAGCGAGCCCGGACTGTTCAGCGTGGGGCTGCGCACGGGCGAGGTGCGCACGGCGCGGGCCTTGGGCGACAGGGACGCGGCCCGCCAGCGCCTGCTGGTCGCTGTGCGCGATGGGGGACAGCCGCCCCTCTCGGCCACCGCCACGCTGCTCCTGGTTTTCGCCGACAGCCTGCAGGAGGCGCTGCCGGACCTCAGTGACCGGCCCGCGCCCTCTGACCCCCAGGCTGAGCTGCAGTTTTACCTGGTGGTGGCCTTGGCCTTGATCTCGGTGCTCTTCCTCCTCGCGGTGATTCTGGCGGTCGCCCTGCACCTGCGACGCTCCTCCAGCCCTGCTACTTGGGGCTGCTTTAAGCCTGGTCTCTGTGTCAAGCCTGGACCTGGGGTTCTCCCCAACTACAGTGAAGGAACTTTACCTTATTCGTACAATCTGTGCGTTGCCCATGCTGGAAAGACAgagtttaattttctaaaatgtagtGAGCAGCTGAGTTCAGGACAAAACATACTTTCTGGTGATTCATCTGGAGCCTTATTTCCCTTTTGTAATTCCAATGAGTCGACTTCTCATCAGGTGAGTTTCCT